A section of the Acidobacteriota bacterium genome encodes:
- the speB gene encoding agmatinase, with amino-acid sequence MKLPVRYDYGDPSIFGGATANPPEFDTARVVILPIPFERTTSYVPGTRSGPREIIQASSHMELWDEELQMDVHEVGIYTLPEMELPFGEMAEVMAEIERVASEIFAKDKFLAALGGEHSITPPLVAAAAKRHRGLHVLQLDAHADLRDSYMGTKHNHACAIRRTLEHAPVTQVGIRSLSVEEAEAIPGLKTTIFYDHDMRRDPAWMDRIVASLGDPVYITVDVDAFDPAIMPSTGTPEPGGLSWYEATALLRRVFAARTVVGCDLVELCPMPPLVAPNFLCAKLVYKMLGYRSARR; translated from the coding sequence ATGAAGCTACCCGTCCGCTACGACTACGGCGACCCGTCGATCTTCGGCGGCGCCACCGCCAATCCCCCGGAGTTCGACACCGCCCGCGTCGTGATTCTGCCGATCCCGTTCGAGCGCACGACCTCCTACGTGCCCGGCACCCGCAGCGGGCCGCGCGAGATCATCCAGGCTTCCTCTCACATGGAACTGTGGGATGAAGAACTGCAGATGGACGTCCACGAGGTCGGCATCTACACGCTCCCGGAGATGGAACTGCCCTTCGGCGAGATGGCGGAAGTGATGGCGGAAATCGAGCGCGTCGCGTCCGAGATCTTCGCGAAAGACAAGTTCCTCGCGGCGCTCGGCGGCGAGCATTCGATCACGCCGCCGCTGGTGGCCGCAGCGGCGAAGCGGCACCGCGGCCTCCACGTGCTGCAACTGGACGCGCACGCCGACCTCCGGGACAGCTACATGGGGACGAAACATAACCACGCGTGCGCGATTCGCCGCACCCTGGAACACGCCCCGGTGACGCAGGTCGGGATCCGCAGCCTTTCGGTGGAGGAGGCTGAGGCGATCCCCGGCTTGAAGACCACCATCTTCTACGATCACGACATGCGCCGCGATCCCGCGTGGATGGACCGCATCGTCGCATCGCTCGGAGATCCGGTTTACATCACGGTGGACGTGGACGCGTTCGATCCGGCAATCATGCCCAGTACCGGCACTCCCGAACCCGGCGGCCTGTCGTGGTACGAGGCCACGGCCCTGCTTCGCAGGGTCTTCGCCGCCCGCACCGTCGTCGGGTGCGACCTGGTCGAGTTGTGCCCCATGCCCCCCTTGGTCGCCCCCAACTTCCTCTGTGCCAAGCTCGTGTACAAAATGCTCGGCTATCGGTCAGCCCGGAGATAG